The Desulfococcus multivorans DNA window ATTTCCCGGTTCAGTTCATACAGGGAAATCACATCATCATTAACCACCGCGGCGATGCGGTCGATGATCTTGGATTCCGCCCGGGCGTCCGATGTGCCGACGATCAGCAGATAAAGCCCAACGAAGACGGCAAGGTATACCCCACACCCGATAAACCGTTTGCAGGGAATGATTTTTTCTTTGAACATTTGTGTCTCACTTGGATGAAATTGTCGGTTGCCGGTTAAGGATATGGTGCACTGCCGCGTCATTGACGTCGACAGGATATTTCCGCCGAAGCTTCCTGATCCAGGAAGGATAGGCGGCTTCCACACCGTCTCTTTGTAATCGTTCTTCCGTCTTTCTGTCAACATCGGCGACTCCGGGAGCAACGATTTCCGGGATAGCGATATCCTTTTGGAGCAGTTTGTCGATGAGCAGCCGTGTTTTCAGCTCGTTACGCCAACTCCGGAAGGAAACGGCGGATTCCAGAAGGGTCTTTTCGAATTCCCCCGGCGGATAGGCTTGTTGAATAGCCTGAACGGCGGCCTCCGTCTCCTGGGGCGATATACGGATTCCCGTCTCCCGCGCTCTCTCCAGCATGACGGCCCGAATCATGAGTTCCTTGAAAATATCCTGTCTGACCTGCTTCCACAACACGGGATCTGCGATAGCATCGCCGTAGGCGATTTTCTGAAAATCGAAGGACTGATCGAAATCTGCTTCGGTCAGGACGGTCCCGCCGATTCGAATGAGATACGCCGACGTTTCGGTTGGATTTTCCGGGGAGCATCCAACGCACGAACATTCAAGAGCGATGATGAATATGAGAAAAAGAAGGGGATTCGCTTTTAGGCGGGATTTCGGAGCCATGCCTCACTTGTGTTTCTTGTACTTGGGGTTACAATCAAAAAAACATTGTGGAACCGGAATTCGACGGCGTCCTCGTGTTGACGTTTCCATTGCGGAGGGGCCGGGTGTGCTTCCTGCGGTATCCGGAAAAGGATGGCGGGCGATGTCCTTCTCCCGTCTTCAGGCATGAAGGCTCAGACGGCATCCGGCATTGTGACCTGAACACCAGCGGTTGTTCGCGGTTCGCCGGAGGGTCGAATCGTTCAGCCGTTAACACGCCGGGTAATTTCTTTCAAGATATTTTTTGTTTGGGTCAGCCGGCTGCCGATGGAATGGCCGGAAAGCTTCACTTTCAGGATCTGGTCAGGCGTAAAGGTGAATCGGTCGGACCGTTCGGTGATCAGGTCTACTATACCGAAGGGATTTTTCTGGTGCGCTTCGGAAAAGTGGATTGACAGCGCGTTTTCCAGAAAATCGAGGCGCTTGACGCCGGCTTTTGTCGCAAGGATTTTCAGCATCATCTTGAGAAGAAGGTTTCCGGTTTCATCGGGCATGGAGCCGAAACGATCGATCAATTCCGTCCGAAAATCGGAGATCTCCTTCAGGGTGCTCATCTTTGACAGGCGCCGATAGGTGTTCAAGCGCTGATCAATATCCGGGATATAACCCTCGGAAATGAAAAAGGACATGGGAATGTTGATTTCCGGCTCCAGGGGCGTCGATATCGGCTCTCCTTTCAACTCGGCGACGGCATCCTCCATCAGCTTCAGAAACATGTCGTACCCGACGGCGGCGATATGACCCGACTGGGAGGCGCCTAAAATGGTGCCGCCGCCTCGGATTTTCAAATCGCTCATGGCGATCTGGAACCCCGATCCCAGATCACTGTGCTCCATCAATACCTTCAGGCGCTTCTGTGCGTCTTTGCTGAGGCTGCTCTCTTCCGGAATGAAGAGATACGCGAAGGCCTGCTCCTCGCCCCGTCCGACACGTCCTCTGAGCTGATAAATCTGGGCAAGGCCCAAACGATCGGCGTGGTTGACCAGGATGGTGTTGGCCGCCGGGACGTCGAGACCGGATTCAATGATGGTCGTGCAGATCAGCATATCGATTTCCTGGTAGAGAAAGCGCAGCATGACTTTTTCGAGAAGATCTTCACCCATTCTGCCGTGGGCGATGTCCAGGCGGGCTTCGGGAACGATTTTTCTGAGCCGATCCGCCATCCGGTCAATGGTTTGGATGTTGTTGTGAACAAAGAAGATTTGTCCCTTCCGCTTCAGTTCCTTCCGGACGGCGTCCCGGATAATGCTGTCTTCGAGTTCCGAGATGTAGGTGATGATGGGCCGGCGCTGCTCCGGTGGGGTCGAGATGACGGAGATGTCGCGGATTCCCGTCAATGACATGTGCAGTGTTCTCGGAATAGGGGTGGCGGTCAATGCCAGCACGTCCACGGTGCTTCGAAAGGATTTCAGCCGTTCCTTGTGCTTGACCCCGAAACGCTGTTCCTCATCGAGAATGATCAACCCCAGGTCTCTGAAGGCAATGTCTTTCTGAAGCAGTCGATGGGTTCCGATCACGATATCCACGCTGCCGGCGGCAACGCCTTCGACGATCGTTCGCTGTTCCTTCATCGAGCGAAACCGGCTCAGGCATGCGATGTTGATGGGGTAGTTCTGAAACCGTTGGGAAAAGGTTTCGAAATGCTGTTCCGCCAACACTGTTGTGGGCACCAGTATCGCCACCTGTTTCTGGTTGAAAACGGCCACGTAAGCGGCCCGAAGAGCGACCTCGGTCTTGCCGTATCCCACATCCCCGCAGATGAGGCGGTCCATGGCGGTTTCTCTCCGCATATCATCGAGCACATCCTCAATGGCTCTGGTCTGGTCAGGGGTTTCGTCAAAAGGAAATCCGGCTTCAAATTCCGCGAGATCAACGGTGGCCAGGTTGAACGCGAATCCTTTGTTTACTGAACGTTCCGCATAGATGTTCAGCAGATCTCCCGCGATCTTCTCGACCGATTTCTTGACGTTGCTTTTGACCGCGTTCCATGAGTTTCCACCCATTTTGTCCAGAATGGGTTCGATACCGTCGATGCCCATATATTTCTGGATCGCGTTCATGCGGTCCACCGGCAGATAAAGCTTGTCGTCATCCTTGTAGAGGATCTCGAGAAAATCGTTGGCCATCCGGTTGAGGGTCAGCTTTTTAAGCCCTTGATATCGGCCGATGCCGTGCTCCGAATGGACGACGAGATCACCGGTTTTCAGTTCCTCCAGGGAGAGCAGCTCTGTCCGGACCTTTCGGGGAGGCGTCTTTCTCCTGGGGGCGGAGGGGCCGAAAATATCCTTTTCCGCAACGACCGAAAAAGCCTCCGAAGGCCATGTGAATCCGGACGAAAGCCGGCCCTTGAGAAGGTAGACCCCGCCCTTGACTTTTCGTGTTTCCGGGAACGCCTCCAGCGAGGTGGGCGCGATGCCGTAAGGGGCGAGAAGGGCGGTCAGCCGTGAGGCGCGGGCTTTGTTGTCGCAGACGAAAACCGTTGTCAGATCATTTTTCCGCTGTTCACCGATCCAGTCCGGCAAGGGAGAAAAGGGCTGTTCGCTTTCCCTGGTGCGAACGAGCTTTTCCCTGAAGAACGTCGTGTCCGATATGGAAAAATGGTATCGAGCCGCCATGTCGGAACCGGAAGAGGCGGTGAGCGGCAGAAGTCTCAAATCCAGACGACGCCTGCCGGCGAGACGCTCCCGGATGTCCGCCCATTCGAGATAGAGTTCCCGGGGCGCCACGCATATCCTGTTGTCGGCATTCGCCGCGGCGAAGCTTTCCGCGGCCTGGGTAAGAGCCTCCTCTGCCGCGGTTCTGAGCTCCGCGGGCTCGGCCAGGACAAAGAGCGTGTCGGGGGGGATGTATTCGAAAAGGGTGTCCAGCCGGGGGTAGACGAGGGGCAAAAGTCCTTCGATTCCCGGGAAATGCCCCTTCGTTTTGATGTTGTCGATAAGCTCCCGGGTGCGACCGGCAGGGATGTTCAGCCGGTTTGCCTGCTTCCGGATTCCGGCGATGATATCGTTGATTTTATCCGGTTTCAGGATGGCTTCCTTTGCCGGAAGGATGACGACCTCCTCGACCGCATGGCGTGTGCGTTGGTTTGTGGATGAGAAAAAACGGAGAGATTCAACGAGGTCGCCGAACATTTCGATGCGGACCGGCTCTGGATATGTCGGCGAAAAGATGTCGATGATGCCGCCTCTCACACAAAAATCTCCCGGTTCCTCCACTACTGCTGTTTGCGTGTATCCCCCGGCGATCAATTTGGCCGTTAGCTGATCCCGATCCAATTCCTCCCCAACCATGATCAGCTCGGCGAAATCGGTGAGTGCAGATTTTGGGATCAGCCTTCGTTGCAAGGCGTCGATGGTCGTTACCATGATGTGGGGGAGCCGATCGACGGTCTGTCGATAAAGGGTTCGAAGGCGTTCCGCCGTGGTGCTGTTGTGGTAAGCAACAAATTTGAAGGGCGACAGGTTGTAGGGTGCGAAATAGAGCAGATTCTGGTCGGTGTCTCCGAAGAAAAACGAAAAATCCTCGATGAACCGCTCCGCATCCCTGGCCGAAGGCAGAACGACCGTGATGGGGACCGGTTTTTCCCGGAAGATGCGGCCGATCAGATAGGCCTTGCAGGGGGCGGGAAGTCCGGCGCATTCGGCGGCGGTGTTTTTGCCGATGCGTGAGATGATGGTATCGATGGAAATTTTTTCTTGATTTTGTTTCATAAGCATATTAATAGAGAGCTTCCTATGCCGACGTAGCTCAGCTGGTAGAGCAGCTGATTCGTAATCAGCAGGCCAGCGGTTCAAATCCGCTCGTCGGCTCCAATAAAATATTCAAAGCCGTTTCGAGAATATATCGCTCAAAACGGCTTTTTTTGTTCTTTTCTCTGCGCCCATCCCACTGTGCCGCCCATCTCTTTCCCAGAATCTATACCATAAAACAAATGGGAGTCAAAGGCAGACATATCCCTCTTCAGGTAATCTCCCGAAATGCGGTATGGGTGTCCATACGATCGATGGGTATGATGAATCCGGAATCAGGATGATGGGTTCGAAGAAACTGTTGCATTTGAAGAAAAGATAACGGAAAATTAAAAATGTTGGCGTGAGCAAAGAGGATACTCAACTTTCGATTTTCATAGGCCGGCACCGGGAGGATACGGCCCACGCCCCACGCGGTTTCGTTCAAGTGCCGCTAAAGCTTGCTCCGGGCGGCCCGGAAACTCGCTTGCGCTCAAACAGTCCGGGCCGCTGATCCGCCGCGGCGCTCAAGCGGCACTAAAACTCACCGCTGAAGGGGCGCGGACCGTATCCTCCCGGCACCTGTATCCGGTTACCATCATGAAAGTCGAAAGTTGAGGAGGGTATTGAAATGTGATCCAACGGACGGCGTTCAGGCCTCCAGCGGATATGTGCGTTCTCCCGGGCGGGCATCCGACAGGTCAAATCTTTGCGGTCCTGGGTGGCACCGCCGCAACATAGAGGAAGGATCTTTGCATTGGTTCAAAAAACGACGGAATTGGTGGCGAACTGGGAAACGCTGCAGCGGATTTTCATACGTCCGGAAGACGAAGCCTCCCGCAGGGCCTTGGTTAAATACATGGAGCAGATCCTTTTCGGTCTCCATGAATTTCTCAGGAAGCATGTCGGCATTACCCGGGAGGCGAGTCTGGAAGAACTTTCCGAAAGGTTCAAGGAAAGCCGGATCTCCGGCCATCCCCAGAAGAAGCTGGCCGACGTCATCAAAGGGATTATCGAGAATATCGCCCCCCATGCGGTCAATGTGGCCTCCCCCTATTTTATCGGTCACATGACATCAGCCATTCCGTTCTTCATGGTTCACCTTCATACCATTACGGCGGCGCTCAACCAGAATGTCGTCAAGATCGAGACATCCAAAGTCGTCTCCATCATCGAACGTCAGGTTCTGGCCAAGCTGCATCGGCTGATTTATGCCAACAGCGGGGCTTTCTATGAGGCCCATATTCAATCTCCCGAAAGCACCTTCGGCGGATTTCTCCACGATGGGACCCTGGCCAATCTGACCGCCATGTGGGTGGCGCGGAACCGTTGTTTTAAACCGAAAGAAGGGTTCAGGGGCATCGAAGCCGAGGGGATAGCCGCAGCCCAGAAGGTTTACGGCGTCGACCGAAGCGTGATTCTGGTCTCGGGGCTTGCCCACTATTCTCTTCGGAAAGCCGGCGGGGTTCTGGGTATCGGCAACGAGAACGTCATTCGCGTAGCGTCGGGAAGGCGCAACCGGATGGATCCCGAATCCCTGGAGACGGTGATCCGTAATCTGAAGGCCGAAAACCCCCGGACGCAGATTCTTGCCGTCGTGGCGATCGCCGGTGCTACCGAAACCGGAACGGTCGACCCTCTCGATGCCATTGCCGACGTCTGTGCCCGGGAGACGCTTCACTTTCATGTCGACGCAGCCTGGGGCGGTCCGACCCTCCTTTCCGACAAATACAGAGGACTGCTCAAAGGGATCGACCGTGCTGATTCCGTTACCATTGACGGCCATAAGCAGTTCTACATGCCCATGGGTTGCGGCATGGTTTTTTTCCGGGACCCGGGAATCATGGATTTGATCGCCTATCACGCCGCCTATATCAATCGACCCGGTTCGGTGGATTTGGGCATTCGATCCCTAGAAGGGAGTCGACCCGCCGCCTCGCTGGTTCTGGGAAGTGCTCTTGAAATCATGGGGACCCGCGGCTATGCCCTGCTCATCGAACACGGAATCGAGACCGCACGCGCCTTTGCCGATGAGATTGATCGACGCCCCCTCTTCGAGTTGGTCACCCCGCCCGAGCTCAATATCCTGACCTACCGGATCTGTCCCGAAGCAATTCGACAGCGATGGGCGGATGCCGGGGCGACGGAGCGAGCCCGATTGATCCGGCAGGTGAATGACCTCAACATTGCCGTTCAGCGCATCCAACGGGAAACGGGCAACAGCTTCGTCTCCCGGACAACCCTGAATCATCTGGATGAAAAAGTGGTGGTACTGAGGGCCGTTATCATGAATCCGATGACGCACATGGGCATCCTACGCGAGATTTTGGACGAGCAGGAGAAGATTTATCGTGGGCTGGCGGTGTCGGATGCTTGACAAACATCTCTCCCCTCCCAATTATTTAAGAAAAAAATTTGATGCAGTTGCAAGTCAATTTTGATGAATCAACGGGAGGAATGATGCAAGCCGGCAAGGAAACACATCAGTTCAAGACAGAGGTCCAGCAGCTATTAAATCTGATCATCAACTCGCTCTATTCCAACAAGGATATCTTTCTTCGCGAGCTCATCTCCAATGCATCGGATGCCGTCGATAAATTGCGGTTCAGGTCACAGACCGATCCCGAGATTCTTGGCGACGATACGGAGTTCAAGATCAGGATCGCCGTTGACCCGGAAGCACGAACGCTTACCGTGTCCGACAACGGCATCGGCATGACGCGCGAAGAGGTTATGGACAACATCGGCACCATCGCCAAAAGCGGCACTGCAGCCTTTCTGGAGGCGCTTGATAAGGTCAGGGAACAGAATGCGCTGGCGCCCGAACTCATCGGTCAGTTTGGGGTGGGATTTTATAGTGCGTTCATAGTGGCCGAGCAGGTAACCTTGATCACCCGGGCTGCGGGATCGGATACGGCGGTCAGATGGACGTCCCGCGGGGACGGGGCTTTCACGGTCGAAGCGGCGGAGAAGCCCGAAAGAGGAACCGACGTCATTCTGAAACTGAAGCCAAAAGAGGAGAGCGACAACGACTACACGGAGGAATGGGTGGTTCGGGACATTGTGAGAAAACACTCCGATTTCGTAGCCTACCTCATTACGATGATGGTGGAGCGGGATGAGCCGATCCCGGAACAGGAACAGATCAAGGACAAGGACGGCAAGCCCATCGGCGGGACCACCCGAAAGGTTCGGGTCGAGGAGACCCTCAACTCGATGAAAGCTATCTGGGCCAAAAACAAGAACGACGTCTCGACGGAAGAGTACAATGAGTTTTACAAGCATCTGAGTCATGACTGGAACGATCCGCTGGCGCATCTCCACGTCAAGCTGGAGGGCGTGACCGAGTACAGTGCCTTGCTTTATGTTCCCGCCAAGGCACCGTTTGATTTGTTTTTCCCGGAGCGAAAGCACGGTATACAGCTCTACTGCAAGAGGGTGTTCATCATGGACGACTGCAGAGAACTGGTGCCGGAGTATTTGCGGTTCATCAAGGGCGTGGTTGACGCACCGGACCTGAACCTCAACGTGAGTCGCGAGATCCTTCAACAGGATCGGTTGGTTCGCAATATCCGTAAAAACCTCGTCAAAAAGGTGCTGGACCTCCTCAAGGGGCTCGACGACACCCGGTATGACACTTTTTACCAGGAGTTCGGTCCCGTACTGAAGGAGGGCCTCCATTCCGACTGGGAGAACAAGGATCGGCTTGCCGAGCTTATTCAATTCAAGACGACCCGTTCCCAGGATAAATTCGTCCGTCTAAAAGATTATGTGGCTAACATGAAGCCGGATCAGGAGGAGATTTATTACATTACCGGCGAAAACCTCACCATGCTGATGAACAGTCCTCACCTGGAGGCACTGAAGGCGAAGGAGTTCGAGGTCCTCCTCATGACCGACCCTGTGGACGAATGGGTGGTTCAATCCCTTACGGAGTATGACGGCAAGAAGCTCAAGAGCGCGGAAAAGGGTGATCTGAAGCTGGGCGAGGGGGATGACGAGAAGACGGATGTCTTCAATGCCCTTTTCGGGCGAATCAAATCCCATCTCGCGTCTCATGTCAAGGATGTCAGGGCGTCATCTCACCTCAAGGCGTCGGTGGCTTGCCTTTCGGGGGATGCTCAAGACATGAGTGCTTACATGGAAAAACTGCTCAAAGCCTCGGGAGGGCATGTCCCGGACACCAAGCGGATTCTCGAACTCAATACAGCCCATCCGGTTATCGAAAAAATCAACACCGTGTTTGAAAAGGATCCGAACGATCCGATCCTCGCGGATTACGGCAGGCTGCTCCTTGACATGGCGATTATCAGCGAGGGAGGAAAAATCGATGATCCGTCCCGGTTCAACCAGATGGTCGGCAACCTCATGAATGAGGCACTCGGCAAATAAAGAGATCCGGCCGGAACGCGCTTTCCGGAGACCCCGAAAAGGGTCGGCACCCCGGGTCGCTTGATACGAAGCGGCTCGGGGTCGGCTACTTCAGCTGAAACCTCAGCTTCCATTTCTCCCCGTTTTGCGTCACAACGATATAGTCCTCTCCAATGGTGCTGATCGTCGCGCCTTTGATGGCACCGCCTTCCTTCAGAATATTGCCGTTGACGACCACCAATCGATTTTCGGGCGCGGTCGACCAGACGAGTGCCTGAATGGCGAGCCCGGCGTCATCCTGTGATTTCAAGGGGATATCTTCATGGCTTCCGGCGGAGGAGCGCGCCGTGACGGGCAAACGGTTTTTTGCCGGCAGGTCTGCATGGACGGGCGGAGCGTCGATTCGAGCTTTCGGGACCGAGCGCGTCTCCTGGATCTGTTTCGAGGGCGGCATCGGAGAAACGGCGTCGGATTGAACCGGTCGATCTGAAGCAACAGGGACCTTTGAGGGCTTGGAGACAGGCGTAGCAAGCGATTTGACCTGCGAACTCACGGGGGGCTTGGCGGTCGACGGAGAAATCGAAGGCGACGGCATCGAGGGCGGTTTAAGGTTTTTCTTATGGTTTTGAGCGGCGTTATCAGGCGAGTTGAAGGCCGGCGGGGGAGGTGGAGAAACCGACAGGTCGATGGAAGAGGGTGCAGCGGTTGACGCATTCGAATCTTCTGCGGCAGGAGCTGCCTTTTCTGGAATGCTTCGGATTTCGAGGACAGGATAACGCCAGAGGGTCCATGAAACAGCCCCTAAAAACATGGCGACAAAAACCCCGAAAACGGTATTTCGAATCAGCAAACCGCGGGATCGCCTCGCCATTTTCCGAGGAACGAGGCCGCGGAGTGACTGGAGAGGGTTCTCTTGCTGTCGGGCGTCCAGGCTTTCCCGCTCGAGCTTCCGAAGCGCTTTCAGTATGGCGCTCAATGGATCGCCTCCTTACCACTGATACCATGGACGGTGTCGAGGCGAGGTATCCCGGCCGCCCCTGTTTCGTTGTAAAGCGCGATCAACGTAAGGGGGCCCACGATACCGTCAACGGGCAGGCCATGCCGGGCTTGAAATTCCCTGACTGCGGTTTCGGTCGCTTCGTCGAAGGCCGGCGTGATCAGTATATCTTTATATCCGATGTCCCTGAGAATCATTTTCAGCGCCGTTACCGACGCCTCCGGTGCATCGAAGGGAATGACCCCGGTCAGCCCCTTAAGATTTTTCCAGGGAATATAGGCAGTTCTCGTCCAGTAAATCCTCAGTTGATCCCATCTTCCGCTTGCCGTGTGGGCCCCGTTTGTAAATTCCATGGTGTCGTCGCCCGCAATCCGAATCAGTGAAAGGAATACCGCTTCTTTCGCGGCAGGAGAACGACATTCAAAAATCACCGGTAAATTCAGGCGACGGATGAGGCCAACATTGAGGTTTGGATCGAGGGTGTGAAGAGAAAGCCCTTTTTCCGCCGCAGCCAACCGGAAAAAGAGCTCTGCGTCATCGATTTCTTCCAGAGCGGGATGGAGATCGGTGTCGGCTTCCCACTGGGTCAGAACAGCCTCGAGCGCCTGCTGACGGGAGGTTGTCCGATCCGTGGCGGCCAGGATTCCCGCGATGTCCTGAGCAGGCGTTTTTTGAAAGGGTTCCGTTTCGACGACAGCCGATTCGGAGGCTGTCGTCGATTCTGCTCCTGTCGGGAGCGGCGTGGGCGCATCAGGCCTGACAGTGGGATCCGCATCCAGCGTCTTGCGGCGCTTCGTTTCCGGAATTGTAAGATTCGGTCCTGCCGACGACGGCATTGCCCTCAGCGCCGCCGGCAACCGGGCCGGCCCGAAGGTTTCCCCGGCCGATTTTCCCCTGGGCGCGGCGTCGGTATCTCTTTGGGTCGCTGTAACCGCGGTCGCGGGGTTCGCCCCCGCTTTTTCTCCGACGTCTTCGAGAGTGAACAGGCGGCGTTCGATGGGCATGTCGAAAGGTTTGTTCAGATGAAAGGCTACCGCCGAAAGAGCGACACAGACGAGAACGGCCGATACCCATGTCCATCGTTTCCATCCCCATCGGGTTTCATGACCGCCGCGTGAAGAGATTTCCTGAATGGCGGCCGCGGTGATCCGGCCTGTGATGTTCCGTCGGCCGAGACCGTAAGCCGTGAGCAGCGCCCGATCGGCGACAATGTTGACAAGCCGCGGTATCCCTCTTGAATAGCGGTATATGGCCTTCAGGGCGTTCCGGGAGAATTTTACCCCGGGCTTTTGAGCGGCGATCTGGACGCGGTGCCTGACATAGTCACCCGTCTCCTTCAGGGTGAGGGGCTTGAGGTGGCAGCTCAGGGTAATCCGTTGTCTCAGTTGGCGCAGTTCGTATGAGTCCAGAACGTCTCTGAGTTCCGGCTGTCCGACCAGAATGATCTGGAGAAGCTTGCTGGTATCGGTTTCGAGATTGGACAGGAGCCGAAGCTGCTCCAGGACGCCCGTGTTGAGGTTCTGGGCTTCGTCAATCAACAGGAGCACGGGCTTAGCCTGTCGCTTTTTTTCGATGAGGAAACGGTTCAGCCCGTCAATCAGATCTTTGGCGCTGTCCGCTGCCGAATCGATGCCGAACTCTTCGTTGATCGTTTTCAACAGTTGCACGGCGTTAAGCATGGGATTGAAGATATAAGCGACTTCAGCGCCCTCTTCCAGACTCCCCAGAAAAGCGCGGCAGAGGGTTGTTTTACCCGTCCCCACTTCGCCGGTAATCTCAACAAAACCGTCACCCTGGGAGACCGCGTAGGTCAGATGAGCCAGAACATCCTCATGGCTTTGGCTCAGAAAGAGATAGGCGGGATTGGGGACGAGTTGAAAGGGCCTCTCCTTGAACCCGAAAAATTTTTCGTACATCTATCCCCTCCGTTGCCTGTATTCTGAATTCGCCGTGGGCGGACCGTCGGGACTGAACGCGGCACGACATGCATCAAGGGCGATGGCGGCGCAACAGGACGGTAGATCGAGGAATGCATCGTTGACGGCAATCATCTCAGATAAAAAGGGGGCCGCCGCTCTGGCGCATCCCCCGGGAGCAATCAATTTTTTTGTTTTTTGGACGCCGGCTGATAGGTGCACAGGGGCTCCTCACTCAGGTAGTCGCCGGTGGCTTCATAAGCCCTGGCGCGACATCCGCCGCAGACCCGACGGTACTCGCAGCATCCGCATTTTCCCGTGAGGTTGTCAACGTTTCTCAGGGCGAGAAACGGCTCGGCGTGGTTCCAGATCTCCTTGAACGAAGTCCGCTTTACGTTGCCGCAATCGAGTTCGAGAAAGCCGCACGGTTGAACGGTGCCGGTGTGGGAGATGAAGCAGAAACCGGTTCCGCCGAGGCAGCCCCGGGTTACGGCGTCCAGGCCGTGGGTCTGAAAGGTCACCTGTTTTCCTTCTTCGCTCGCGCGCTGCCGGAGAATACGGTAGTAATGGGGTGCGCAGGTGGCCTTCAGCTGGAGAGGCGTTTTGTCACGCTGGTCGTAAAACCAGTTCAGGGCTGTTTCATATTGGGCGGCGTCAATAGCCTGATCGGCGATATATTTCCCCCGGCCTGTCGGGACCAGGAGAAAGATGTGGTGCGCTACCGCCCCCAATTCAACCGCCAGCGCCTGGATTTTGGGCATTTCATCCAGGTTGGATTTCGTGATGGTCGTATTGATCTGGAATTCGATTCCGACGGCCTTGGCGATGCGGATGCCTTTCAGCGCGCCCTCGAAGGCACCCGGGACGCCGCGAAAGGCATCGTGTTTTTCACGGGTTGCGCCGTCAAGGCTGATGCTGATCCGGCGGA harbors:
- a CDS encoding ExeA family protein, which gives rise to MYEKFFGFKERPFQLVPNPAYLFLSQSHEDVLAHLTYAVSQGDGFVEITGEVGTGKTTLCRAFLGSLEEGAEVAYIFNPMLNAVQLLKTINEEFGIDSAADSAKDLIDGLNRFLIEKKRQAKPVLLLIDEAQNLNTGVLEQLRLLSNLETDTSKLLQIILVGQPELRDVLDSYELRQLRQRITLSCHLKPLTLKETGDYVRHRVQIAAQKPGVKFSRNALKAIYRYSRGIPRLVNIVADRALLTAYGLGRRNITGRITAAAIQEISSRGGHETRWGWKRWTWVSAVLVCVALSAVAFHLNKPFDMPIERRLFTLEDVGEKAGANPATAVTATQRDTDAAPRGKSAGETFGPARLPAALRAMPSSAGPNLTIPETKRRKTLDADPTVRPDAPTPLPTGAESTTASESAVVETEPFQKTPAQDIAGILAATDRTTSRQQALEAVLTQWEADTDLHPALEEIDDAELFFRLAAAEKGLSLHTLDPNLNVGLIRRLNLPVIFECRSPAAKEAVFLSLIRIAGDDTMEFTNGAHTASGRWDQLRIYWTRTAYIPWKNLKGLTGVIPFDAPEASVTALKMILRDIGYKDILITPAFDEATETAVREFQARHGLPVDGIVGPLTLIALYNETGAAGIPRLDTVHGISGKEAIH
- the ahbD gene encoding heme b synthase yields the protein MTEHTHTHPHHGHHPHAEKKGSELRLVAWEVTRNCNLSCVHCRASATMGPYTGELETDACLSLIDDIKETGDPIVILTGGEPLLRPDIFEIARYGTDKGLRMVMAPNGTLISEAAAKRMADAGIRRISISLDGATREKHDAFRGVPGAFEGALKGIRIAKAVGIEFQINTTITKSNLDEMPKIQALAVELGAVAHHIFLLVPTGRGKYIADQAIDAAQYETALNWFYDQRDKTPLQLKATCAPHYYRILRQRASEEGKQVTFQTHGLDAVTRGCLGGTGFCFISHTGTVQPCGFLELDCGNVKRTSFKEIWNHAEPFLALRNVDNLTGKCGCCEYRRVCGGCRARAYEATGDYLSEEPLCTYQPASKKQKN